The Streptomyces sp. GSL17-111 region GCATGCCCACCATCCCCGGCGCCGTCGGAGCCTTCCGCCGCACGGCGCTGGAGCGCGTCGGCGGCATGAGCGACGACACGCTGGCCGAGGACACCGACATCACCATGGCGCTGCACCGCGACGGATGGCGCGTCGTGTACGCCGAGAACGCCCGTGCCTGGACGGAGGCGCCCGAGTCCGTGCAGCAGCTGTGGTCCCAGCGCTACCGCTGGAGCTACGGCACGATGCAGGCCATCTGGAAGCACCGCCGCGCGCTCGTCGAACGCGGTGCCTCGGGACGGTTCGGACGGGTCGGGCTGCCGCTGGTGTCGGCGTTCATGGTCGTCGCGCCGCTGCTCGCCCCGCTCATCGACGTCTTCCTCCTCTACGGCATCATCTTCGGCCCGACCGGCAAGACGGTCCTGGCCTGGCTCGGCGTCCTCGGCATCCAGGCGCTCTGCGCCGCCTACGCCTTCCGCCTGGACCGCGAGAAGATGACGCACCTGCTGTCACTGCCGCTCCAGCAGATCCTCTACCGCCAGCTCATGTACGTCGTCCTCCTCCAGTCCTGGATCACCGCACTGACCGGTGGCCGACTGCGCTGGCAGAAGCTCCGCCGCACCGGCGCGGTCGACGCGGCGCCGGCGGCGGGGGGCCGCACCGAACCGCGAGAGACGAGTCCCGTCGCATGACCGCCACCGTGCCCCCGCCCGGCCACCGGGCGGGGCCGACGCAGGACGTGCCCGCGTCCCCCGCCGAGGCGCAGCCCGCTGACGCGCACCCCGCTGACGCGCACCCCGCTGACGCGTCCTTTGCCGCGCCGCGCGACCGCTACCTGGACCTCCTGCGGGCGCTCGCGCTGCTGCGGGTCGTCGTCTACCACACCTTCGGGTGGGCGTGGCTGACGTTCCTCTTCCCGTCGATGGGCGTGATGTTCGCGCTCGCCGGTTCGCTGATGGCCCGTTCACTGAGGCGCCCGGCGCCCGGCGTCATCAAGCGGCGCGTCCGGCGGCTGCTGCTGCCCCTGTGGCTGTACGGCGTGCTGGTCCTGAGCATGCTCTTCTACCAGGGCTGGGGCCCGGCCAAGGGGGAGGAGGTCTGGTTCTGGGTACGGCTGCTGTGCTGGGTCGTGCCCGTCGGCTCCCCGCCCTTCCCCTGGCACATCGGCGACGAGGGCGGGCTGCTCTCCGACACCTGGGCCGTGCAGGCGGCCGCGCCGCTGTGGTACCTGCGGGCCTACTTCTGGTTCGTGCTGCTCTCCCCGCTGCTGCTGTGGTGCTTCCGCAGGCTTCTCTGGGTGACGCTGCTCGCCCCCCTCGGCCTCACCGCGCTGCTCGGCACCGGGCTGGTGGAGATCCCCGGCCAGACCGGCCACGCGGTCGTCGACTTCGTGACCTTCGGCTCCTGCTGGGTCCTGGGCTTCGCCCACCACGACGGGCTCCTCAGACGCATCCCCGCCTACATCGCACCTTCCCTCGCGCCCCTGTTCATGGCCGTCGGCCTGTGGTGGGCCGCCGGCCATCCGGGCGCCGACGGCATGGATCTCAACGACATCCCGCTCGCCCAGGCCCTGTGGTCCTTCGGTTTCTGCGTCCTGCTGCTGCGGATCAGTCCGTCCTGGGAGCGGCTGCCGGAGCGGCTGGCCCGCTGGGACAAACCGATCACGCTCGCCAACAGCCGCGCAGTGACGCTGTACCTGTGGCACGAGATCGCGCTCATCGCCTCGATCCCGCTGCTGGACCCGCTGTGGGACATCCCCGGTGTCTGGCCCACCCACGCCGAGCTGTTGACCAGCCTCTATCCGCCGCTGATGTTCGTGCTGGTCTGGCCGCTCGTCGCGCTCTTCATCGTGGCCGTCGGCTGGGCGGAGGACGTCGCCGCCCGCCGTCGTCCACGGCTGTGGCCGGTACGGCGCTGAGCCGCACCCGGAGGCCGAACGCGGCGGCGCGGACCACCCGTTCGGCACGGTCCGGGAGCGTCGGCCGGCTCCGGAGCCTAGCGTTGCGGGCGTGGCCCCCGAGCTGATCCGCATCGCCACCCGCTCCTCCCCGATGGCCCTGGCCCAGGTGGAACGGGTCCGGCGCGAGCTGGCGAAGCTGTTCCCCCGGACGGCGACGAAGGTCGTGCCCGTCACCGCCTACGGCGACCGCTGGACGGGCAACCTCGCCACCCTCGGCGGCAAGGCCGCCTTCACCCGAGAGGTGGACGCCACCCTGCTGGACGGCGACGCCGATGTCGCCGTCCACTGCATGAAGGACGTCCCGGGCGACCGGCCGCTCCCCGACGGCACCGTCTTCGCCGCGTGGATGCGGCGCGAGGACCCCCGCGACGCGCTCGTCCACCCCGGCGGGCTGACCCTGGACGAGTTGCCGTCGTGCACCCGGATCGGCACCTCGTCCGTGCGCCGGGCGGCCCAGCTCGCCGCCTCCCACCCGCGCCTGCGCCGCGTGCCGATCCGGGGGAACGTGGGCCGGCGGCTGGAGAAGCTGGACGAGGACCGGGTGGACGCCCTCGTCCTCGCCGTCTGCGGCCTCGACCGCGTCGGCGCCTCCGCCCGCATCGCCCAGGTCCTCCCCGTCGAGACGATGTGCCCGCCGCTCGGCGCGGGCGTCCTCGGCCTCCAGTGCCGCGAGGGGGACGAGCCGGTGGCCAGCGCCATGAGGGCGCTCGGCGATCCGGCGACCGCCCGGGAGATGGTCGCCGAACGCGCCCTGCTCGCCGCCCTGCGGGGCCACTGCAACACCCCCGTCGCCGGTTACGCCCGGGCGGCCGCGTCGGGCGAGGTGTACCTGCACGCCCGCGTCTTCACCCCGGACGGCACGACCGTGCTGCACGCGGAGGAGTCCTCCACCACCGGCCCGGCCGAGCTCGGCCTCAGCGTGGCCGACGCCCTCCTCGCCCGGGGTGCCCGCGCGCTCATCGACGCGATCCCGCACTGACGTCCCGCGCCGGGCGGGCGAGACGGAAGCCCACGTCGTCGAGGCGGAGGTCGGGGTGGCTGCGCCGCCGCACGGAGGCCCGGCAGCTCCAGTGCTCGTCGAACCAGCCGCCGCCCCGGAGCACCCGGTACTCCCCGTAGACCTCGGCGTCGTAGACGTCCCAGCACCACTCCCAGACGGTGCCGAGCATGTCGTACAGCCCCCAGGCGTTGGGCCGCTTCCCG contains the following coding sequences:
- the hemC gene encoding hydroxymethylbilane synthase; this translates as MAPELIRIATRSSPMALAQVERVRRELAKLFPRTATKVVPVTAYGDRWTGNLATLGGKAAFTREVDATLLDGDADVAVHCMKDVPGDRPLPDGTVFAAWMRREDPRDALVHPGGLTLDELPSCTRIGTSSVRRAAQLAASHPRLRRVPIRGNVGRRLEKLDEDRVDALVLAVCGLDRVGASARIAQVLPVETMCPPLGAGVLGLQCREGDEPVASAMRALGDPATAREMVAERALLAALRGHCNTPVAGYARAAASGEVYLHARVFTPDGTTVLHAEESSTTGPAELGLSVADALLARGARALIDAIPH
- a CDS encoding acyltransferase family protein, translated to MTATVPPPGHRAGPTQDVPASPAEAQPADAHPADAHPADASFAAPRDRYLDLLRALALLRVVVYHTFGWAWLTFLFPSMGVMFALAGSLMARSLRRPAPGVIKRRVRRLLLPLWLYGVLVLSMLFYQGWGPAKGEEVWFWVRLLCWVVPVGSPPFPWHIGDEGGLLSDTWAVQAAAPLWYLRAYFWFVLLSPLLLWCFRRLLWVTLLAPLGLTALLGTGLVEIPGQTGHAVVDFVTFGSCWVLGFAHHDGLLRRIPAYIAPSLAPLFMAVGLWWAAGHPGADGMDLNDIPLAQALWSFGFCVLLLRISPSWERLPERLARWDKPITLANSRAVTLYLWHEIALIASIPLLDPLWDIPGVWPTHAELLTSLYPPLMFVLVWPLVALFIVAVGWAEDVAARRRPRLWPVRR